A region of Thermococcus piezophilus DNA encodes the following proteins:
- the hisD gene encoding histidinol dehydrogenase has product MDLESYVAEILRDIRRRGIEAVKEYSRKFDGYEGEFLVSEEEFEEAEGQIPEKDKEIIKRTIERIRFYHEKQLENDKLYIKNASIYGIIYKPIRRIGIYVPGGKPLPSTLMMVGVPAKIAGVKEIAVTTPPKNGKVNPYVLYVARLLGIKEVYKLGGIQAIGAMAYGIGMKKVDKIFGPGNKFVNEAKRQVFGAVGIDSLAGPSEIAVIADETADKKYVLYDLLSQLEHGKDSKAWLLTTSNELAEYCRRDGIEVVLCESLEECAEKANEIAPEHLEIITENPMGLVGLIDNAGAIYLGEYTPVPAADYFLGVNHVLPTGGAAKFSSVLTVMDFMKRISLAYVSREEFLSERYLGIRLAEIEGLEMHKRSMEVRK; this is encoded by the coding sequence GGAAAGCTATGTGGCTGAAATTTTAAGGGATATAAGGAGAAGGGGCATTGAAGCTGTAAAGGAATACTCGAGGAAGTTTGACGGCTACGAGGGCGAATTCCTGGTAAGTGAGGAGGAGTTCGAAGAAGCAGAGGGGCAGATTCCAGAGAAGGATAAGGAGATTATCAAACGTACAATAGAGAGAATCCGCTTTTACCACGAGAAGCAACTCGAAAATGACAAGCTCTACATAAAAAACGCATCAATTTATGGAATAATCTACAAGCCGATTAGGAGAATCGGCATCTACGTTCCGGGAGGCAAACCCCTGCCTTCGACACTCATGATGGTTGGAGTTCCAGCGAAGATAGCGGGCGTTAAGGAGATAGCGGTTACAACACCGCCTAAAAACGGCAAAGTTAATCCCTACGTCCTCTACGTTGCAAGGCTCCTCGGTATCAAAGAGGTCTACAAGCTCGGTGGAATTCAAGCGATTGGAGCGATGGCATATGGCATTGGCATGAAGAAAGTTGATAAAATCTTCGGTCCGGGCAATAAGTTCGTGAACGAAGCAAAGAGGCAGGTTTTCGGTGCTGTGGGAATCGACAGCTTAGCTGGGCCATCGGAGATAGCGGTCATAGCGGATGAGACAGCGGATAAAAAGTACGTTCTGTACGATTTGCTTTCCCAATTAGAGCACGGGAAAGACAGCAAGGCTTGGCTTTTAACGACTTCCAATGAATTAGCGGAGTACTGCAGGAGGGATGGGATTGAGGTTGTCTTGTGTGAAAGCTTGGAAGAATGTGCCGAAAAAGCCAACGAGATAGCTCCAGAACACCTGGAGATAATCACCGAGAACCCAATGGGACTGGTTGGCCTCATAGACAACGCGGGAGCGATATACCTCGGGGAATACACACCGGTGCCAGCAGCTGACTACTTTCTTGGCGTTAACCACGTTCTGCCCACGGGAGGGGCGGCAAAGTTTAGCTCAGTTTTAACCGTAATGGACTTCATGAAGAGGATTAGCTTGGCCTACGTGAGCAGGGAGGAATTCCTGAGTGAGCGCTATCTCGGAATTAGATTGGCTGAAATTGAAGGACTTGAAATGCACAAAAGGAGCATGGAGGTTAGAAAATGA
- the hisA gene encoding 1-(5-phosphoribosyl)-5-((5-phosphoribosylamino)methylideneamino)imidazole-4-carboxamide isomerase, with the protein MRIYPAIDLMDGKAVRLYKGRKDKVKVYGDPVEIAKGFAEYVDKIHIVDLDGAFIGKPQNLDVVKQIIEETGLKVQVGGGFRSYESIAKAYEIGIENVVIGTKAFDLEFLEKITEDFEGITVSLDAKGGRIAVKGWLEESSISVGEAYEMLRKYVKRFIYTAIERDGTLMGIESIERFWKDEEFIYAGGVSRADDVLKLREIGFSGVIVGKALYESKISLKELLEVLVC; encoded by the coding sequence ATGAGAATTTACCCAGCCATTGACTTAATGGATGGAAAAGCGGTTCGCCTCTACAAAGGAAGGAAAGATAAAGTGAAAGTTTATGGTGACCCGGTGGAGATAGCCAAGGGTTTCGCCGAATACGTTGACAAAATCCACATAGTGGACTTAGATGGAGCTTTTATCGGAAAGCCTCAAAATCTCGATGTTGTTAAGCAAATAATAGAGGAAACAGGGCTTAAAGTCCAGGTCGGAGGGGGCTTCCGCTCCTATGAGAGCATAGCAAAGGCTTATGAAATCGGCATCGAAAATGTCGTAATTGGCACGAAGGCCTTTGACTTGGAGTTTTTAGAAAAGATAACAGAAGATTTTGAAGGAATTACTGTCAGCTTGGATGCAAAAGGTGGAAGAATAGCAGTGAAGGGATGGCTTGAGGAGAGCTCAATAAGTGTTGGGGAAGCCTATGAAATGCTCAGAAAGTACGTTAAAAGGTTTATTTACACGGCAATCGAAAGGGATGGCACTTTGATGGGAATAGAAAGTATAGAGCGGTTTTGGAAGGATGAGGAGTTCATCTACGCTGGGGGAGTTTCGAGAGCGGATGATGTGCTAAAGCTCAGGGAGATTGGATTCTCGGGGGTAATAGTGGGAAAAGCCCTTTACGAGAGTAAAATCAGTCTGAAAGAGCTTCTGGAGGTTCTGGTATGTTAG
- the hisB gene encoding imidazoleglycerol-phosphate dehydratase HisB — protein MRRKTKETDIIVEIGVEGGIETGDRVFDHLLTALFFYMREKANVKASYDLRHHLWEDLGITLGEELRDKIRGKKIARFGSAIMPMDDALVLVAVDISRPYLNLEIDFKESEEGFKVTLVREFLRALARTLNATIHVKQLAGVNAHHIVEATFKGLGVALRQALSEGERLESTKGVL, from the coding sequence ATGAGGCGCAAAACGAAAGAAACTGACATAATTGTAGAGATTGGCGTTGAGGGAGGCATAGAGACGGGGGACAGAGTGTTCGACCACCTCCTCACCGCTTTATTCTTTTACATGCGTGAGAAAGCCAACGTTAAAGCCAGCTATGATTTGAGGCACCACCTGTGGGAGGACTTGGGCATTACTTTGGGTGAAGAGCTCAGGGATAAAATTAGGGGCAAAAAGATAGCGCGCTTTGGAAGTGCAATAATGCCGATGGACGATGCACTGGTTCTGGTCGCTGTGGACATATCGAGGCCCTACCTCAACCTTGAGATTGATTTCAAGGAGAGCGAAGAGGGTTTTAAGGTTACTTTGGTTAGAGAGTTTCTCCGGGCGCTGGCGAGGACGCTGAATGCAACAATTCACGTGAAACAATTAGCTGGAGTGAATGCACACCACATAGTTGAAGCCACATTTAAGGGACTCGGTGTTGCTCTAAGGCAGGCTTTAAGCGAAGGTGAGCGTTTGGAGAGCACAAAGGGGGTGCTTTAA
- the hisH gene encoding imidazole glycerol phosphate synthase subunit HisH, whose amino-acid sequence MIAIVDLGIGNLANVRKALDGVITSDPHEIEKAEKIVLPGVGNFGAVMEKLEPLRGAILDAINDGKPFLGICLGLQLLFEWSEESEGKGLGVFKGNVVRFRGVRTPHIGWNQVWRKKDCPLFEGIRDGAYFYFVHSYYVNPADESIIAGVTDYQSKGNEVIFTSAVCKDNIFGVQFHPEKSGKAGLRLLANFGRL is encoded by the coding sequence ATGATTGCCATAGTCGATTTAGGGATTGGTAACCTGGCCAACGTGAGAAAAGCTTTGGATGGAGTCATTACAAGCGACCCCCATGAAATAGAGAAAGCCGAGAAGATAGTTTTGCCAGGGGTTGGAAACTTTGGAGCTGTGATGGAGAAGCTTGAGCCTTTGAGGGGAGCCATCTTGGATGCCATAAACGATGGGAAGCCGTTCCTTGGCATATGCCTTGGGCTTCAACTACTCTTTGAGTGGAGCGAGGAGAGCGAAGGCAAAGGCTTAGGTGTATTCAAGGGCAACGTTGTGAGATTCAGGGGAGTTAGAACACCGCACATTGGCTGGAACCAGGTGTGGCGGAAAAAAGACTGTCCACTTTTTGAGGGAATAAGGGACGGGGCTTACTTCTACTTTGTCCACTCCTATTACGTAAATCCAGCGGATGAGAGCATAATTGCAGGAGTTACGGATTATCAATCGAAGGGAAACGAAGTGATCTTCACATCAGCAGTGTGCAAAGACAATATCTTTGGCGTTCAATTCCACCCGGAGAAGTCAGGTAAAGCCGGATTGAGGTTATTAGCAAACTTCGGGAGGTTGTGA
- the hisF gene encoding imidazole glycerol phosphate synthase subunit HisF, giving the protein MLAKRIIAALDIKEGRVVKGIKFQNIRDAGDPIELAKRYEEEGIDEIVFLDITASFEKRKILLDLVKRIAEEIYVPFTVGGGIRSVEEIREIIKSGADKVFLNTAAVNNPELVREAAKVVGSANLVIAIDAKWNGKYWEVYTHGGRKARGINAVEWAKEVERLGAGEILLTSMDTDGTQKGFDIPLTKAIVEAVDIPVIASGGAGSPEHFYEAFKIGTEAALAASIFHYGKYRVRELKEYLAGRGIPVRLDY; this is encoded by the coding sequence ATGTTAGCAAAGAGGATTATAGCCGCTCTTGACATAAAAGAAGGGAGAGTCGTCAAGGGAATAAAGTTTCAGAACATTAGAGATGCTGGCGACCCAATAGAATTAGCGAAGCGCTATGAGGAAGAAGGAATAGACGAGATCGTCTTCCTCGACATCACGGCATCGTTTGAGAAGAGGAAAATCCTGCTCGACCTCGTTAAACGGATAGCTGAAGAAATTTATGTCCCATTTACAGTTGGCGGAGGAATTAGGAGCGTTGAAGAGATAAGAGAGATAATCAAGAGCGGGGCCGATAAGGTTTTTCTCAATACTGCCGCAGTGAACAACCCTGAGCTCGTGAGGGAAGCAGCAAAGGTCGTCGGCTCTGCGAATTTGGTGATAGCAATTGATGCAAAGTGGAATGGAAAATATTGGGAGGTCTATACCCACGGGGGAAGGAAGGCGAGGGGGATTAACGCGGTAGAGTGGGCCAAAGAAGTTGAGAGGCTTGGTGCCGGTGAGATACTGCTCACGAGCATGGACACCGATGGGACCCAGAAGGGCTTTGATATTCCGCTGACTAAAGCGATTGTTGAAGCCGTTGATATTCCTGTTATTGCCTCCGGCGGTGCTGGAAGTCCGGAGCATTTCTACGAAGCTTTCAAGATTGGAACAGAGGCTGCTTTAGCAGCTTCAATCTTCCACTACGGGAAATACAGGGTCAGGGAGCTGAAGGAGTATTTGGCTGGGAGGGGCATACCCGTGAGGCTGGACTACTGA